A section of the Parasteatoda tepidariorum isolate YZ-2023 chromosome 6, CAS_Ptep_4.0, whole genome shotgun sequence genome encodes:
- the LOC107457183 gene encoding zinc finger protein 84-like, with amino-acid sequence MTSLLKKEVVEEAEPQQEERILIYEVHEVEQCENEESCDADVDQPSQDEAGQASSSRYIHLDENIYFCKSCNKTFSNLTELEKHAEFHNGTEKFHSCVLCLKEFKEKRYLYNHYYICHPDMKPFSCDSCNESFYSKSELNIHSRCHRERKIFQCDVCGKVFRRKSNLVAHHVTHSQEKIFPCEYCDKSFSRKGSLTVHVRIHTQEKSYICSVCEEAFYQKGHLDRHSLTHTKERPFECEVCLMDFFTKRDLQRHLYSHTKEKPFRCGQCNKGFMRKQSLKKHEELHQRTETCVLIVTDNASNSESN; translated from the coding sequence ATgacttctttattaaaaaaagaggtaGTTGAGGAGGCAGAACCACAACAAGAAGAAAGAATACTAATATATGAAGTGCATGAAGTAGAACAGTGCGAAAATGAGGAAAGTTGCGACGCAGATGTAGATCAACCAAGCCAAGATGAAGCAGGCCAAGCAAGTTCTTCGCGGTATATTCATCTCGATGAGAATATATACTTCTGCAAATCATGCAACAAAACTTTCTCCAACCTAACTGAGCTTGAAAAACATGCTGAATTCCATAACGGAACAGAGAAATTTCATTCGTGTGTTCTTTGTCTGAAAGAATTCAAAGAAAAGAGGTATTTATACAATCACTACTATATATGCCATCCTGATATGAAACCGTTTTCTTGCGATTCTTGTAATGAAAGTTTCTATAGTAAAAGTGAACTGAACATTCACAGTAGATGCCACAGagaaagaaagatttttcaatgCGATGTATGTGGTAAAGTTTTCCGGCGTAAATCAAATCTTGTTGCTCATCATGTTACCCACTCTCAAGAAAAGATTTTCCCATGCGAGTATTGTGATAAAAGTTTCTCTCGTAAGGGTTCGCTTACGGTTCATGTCCGTATTCACACTCAAGAAAAATCGTATATTTGTTCTGTTTGCGAGGAAGCTTTCTACCAAAAAGGCCACTTAGATCGACATTCTCTCACTCATACTAAAGAAAGGCCTTTTGAATGTGAAGTTTGTTTGATGGATTTCTTTACTAAAAGAGATCTCCAAAGACACTTATACTCTCACACTAAAGAAAAACCATTTAGATGTGGCCAGTGTAATAAGGGATTTATGCGTAAACAATCTTTGAAGAAGCATGAAGAATTACATCAGAGAACTGAGACATGTGTGTTGATCGTTACTGATAATGCTTCTAACAGTGAATCTAATTAA